A window of the Streptomyces sp. NBC_00250 genome harbors these coding sequences:
- a CDS encoding STAS domain-containing protein, which produces MHPLPGRPTDPRAPAGDTVPEPPVTGQDAQMTVEVTPGGSVVVSGEIDHATAPALYRDLEAALRAHPEGVTLDLAAVTFCDCVGLRAFVAARRGHLNGGRCPLALGPVSPRMSRLFRLTGTWELFAPPIAPRQAGQGRRRGAGR; this is translated from the coding sequence ATGCACCCCCTTCCAGGCCGCCCCACCGATCCCCGGGCGCCCGCCGGCGACACCGTCCCCGAGCCGCCCGTGACCGGGCAGGACGCGCAGATGACCGTGGAGGTCACACCGGGCGGCAGTGTCGTCGTCAGCGGTGAGATCGACCATGCCACCGCCCCCGCCCTGTACCGGGACCTCGAGGCCGCGCTGCGCGCGCACCCGGAAGGCGTCACGCTCGACCTGGCGGCCGTCACCTTCTGCGACTGCGTGGGTCTGCGCGCCTTCGTGGCCGCTCGACGCGGGCATCTGAACGGCGGGCGCTGCCCGCTGGCCCTGGGACCCGTGAGCCCACGGATGAGCCGCCTGTTCCGACTGACCGGCACGTGGGAACTCTTCGCACCGCCGATCGCTCCGCGGCAGGCGGGTCAGGGGCGGCGAAGGGGCGCGGGTCGATGA
- a CDS encoding helix-turn-helix transcriptional regulator: MGDSSGDRRSWTFLTNHARVLVVIARDPDVRLRDVAVACEVTERTVQAIVADLEAAGYLAHAREGRRNRYRLSSGMRFRHPLEGDYEITGLLDLLKADPRGGPVPHVEAGDTGPLSRADT, translated from the coding sequence ATGGGTGACAGTTCAGGCGATCGTCGGTCGTGGACCTTCCTGACGAACCACGCCCGAGTGCTGGTGGTGATCGCCCGAGATCCCGATGTACGTCTGCGTGACGTCGCCGTCGCATGCGAGGTGACCGAGCGGACGGTGCAGGCGATCGTCGCCGATCTGGAGGCCGCCGGGTACCTGGCGCACGCGCGCGAGGGGCGGCGCAACCGCTACCGCCTGTCCTCCGGCATGCGCTTCCGGCATCCGCTGGAGGGCGACTACGAGATCACCGGCCTGCTGGATCTGCTGAAGGCCGACCCCCGCGGCGGTCCCGTGCCCCATGTCGAGGCAGGCGACACCGGCCCTCTGTCCCGCGCGGACACCTAG
- a CDS encoding ATP-binding protein, whose product MTFVVVALISAVTATALAYRDARTAVLRRTQDAAVNDVRTRVTAVAADFDLPPDQRSLSRFASKVSDGLGARIVVARYHDLAAVSDSLADTDGRITAELRTAVRAGDGSRFQRVMWRGDPYLVVGMPVTYADGDRRSSGLEVFVITDLRAERDDTAALLDSVRAGVLPVVVLAAVLALLAAGTVLRPVRKLGRATRELAEGDLGSRVAVTGHDELADLARTFNETADALQASDARLREQEAKARRFVADVSHELRTPLAAMTMVATVLEEDADQLPPDAARAARTVGAETARLSRLVEDLMEISRFDANAVRLNAAETDLADAVRASLAVRGWTDRVEVRLDEGVRAVVDRRRVDVIVANLVGNALRHGAPPVTVTLGTTGAADGEWVTVEVADHGPGLPAEARERVFDRFYKADTARTRSAADTAGQGSGLGTAIALENARLHGGTIDVVEGPEGGAVFTLRLPLRRTEEGAE is encoded by the coding sequence GTGACGTTCGTCGTCGTCGCGCTCATCAGCGCGGTCACCGCGACCGCGCTCGCCTACCGGGACGCGCGCACCGCCGTCCTGCGGCGCACCCAGGACGCCGCCGTGAACGACGTGCGGACGCGGGTCACCGCGGTCGCCGCCGACTTCGACCTGCCGCCCGACCAGCGGTCGCTCTCCCGGTTCGCGTCGAAGGTCTCGGACGGCCTCGGCGCCCGCATCGTGGTCGCCCGCTACCACGACCTGGCCGCGGTCTCCGATTCGCTCGCCGACACGGACGGCAGGATCACCGCCGAGCTGCGCACCGCCGTACGGGCCGGGGACGGGTCCCGGTTCCAGCGGGTCATGTGGCGGGGCGATCCCTATCTGGTGGTCGGCATGCCCGTGACGTACGCGGACGGGGACCGGCGCTCCTCCGGCCTCGAAGTCTTCGTCATCACCGATCTGCGGGCCGAACGCGACGACACCGCCGCCCTGCTCGACTCCGTACGGGCGGGAGTCCTGCCGGTGGTGGTGCTGGCCGCCGTCCTGGCGCTGCTGGCCGCCGGAACGGTCCTCCGTCCCGTACGGAAGCTGGGACGGGCCACGCGCGAGCTCGCGGAGGGCGATCTCGGGAGTCGGGTCGCGGTCACGGGGCACGACGAACTGGCCGATCTGGCGCGGACGTTCAACGAGACGGCGGACGCCCTTCAGGCCTCCGACGCGCGGCTGCGCGAGCAGGAGGCGAAGGCGCGCCGCTTCGTGGCGGACGTATCGCACGAACTGCGCACACCTCTGGCGGCGATGACGATGGTCGCGACCGTCCTGGAGGAGGACGCCGACCAGCTGCCGCCGGACGCGGCGCGGGCGGCCCGTACCGTGGGCGCGGAGACGGCACGGCTCTCGCGGCTCGTCGAGGACCTGATGGAGATCTCCCGCTTCGACGCGAACGCGGTCCGGCTGAACGCGGCGGAGACGGACCTCGCCGATGCGGTACGGGCGTCGCTCGCGGTGCGCGGCTGGACGGACCGGGTGGAGGTCCGCCTCGACGAGGGGGTACGGGCGGTGGTCGACCGGCGTCGCGTCGATGTGATCGTGGCGAACCTGGTGGGCAACGCGCTGCGGCACGGAGCCCCGCCGGTCACCGTGACCCTCGGCACGACCGGGGCAGCGGACGGGGAGTGGGTGACGGTGGAGGTCGCCGACCACGGCCCGGGGCTGCCGGCGGAGGCCCGGGAGCGGGTCTTCGACCGGTTCTACAAGGCGGATACGGCCCGCACGCGGAGTGCGGCCGACACCGCCGGGCAGGGCAGCGGCCTCGGCACGGCGATCGCCCTGGAGAACGCGCGGCTGCACGGCGGCACGATCGACGTCGTCGAAGGGCCGGAGGGCGGTGCCGTGTTCACACTGCGCCTGCCCCTGCGGCGTACGGAAGAGGGAGCGGAGTGA